GCGGCCCGGGTTGATCTCGACCTCGAGCACCGCCTGGCGGCCGTCCTTGACGACGGCGGCCCGCACCACTGCCTGCTCGGCGCCCTGCTTGACCAGGGGCGCGTCGCTGGAGACCCGGTGCGACGAGAGCCGCGCCAGGTAGTCGATGGCCTCGACGATGTTGGTCTTGCCCTGCCCGTTGCTGCCCACGATCGCCGTGGGTCCCGGGGTCAGGGGCAGGTCGAGGGCGTCGTAGGAGCGGAAGGCGTGCAGCGTGAGGTGCGCGACGTGCACGTCGTACGCCTCAGGAGCCGGTCGGGCTCCCGCCCGACCCCTGACCGCCCGCGTGACCACCGGCGTCGCCCGCCGGCGGCCCGGCGTGCACGGCGTGACCGCCGAACTGGTTGCGCATCGCCGCCACGGCCTTCATGGCCGGGCTGTCCTCCTGCCGGGACACGAAGCGGGCGAAGAGCGACGCCGCGATCGCCGGGGTGGCGACCGCGTGCTCGATGGCCGCCTCGACGGTCCAGCGTCCCTCGCCCGAGTCCTCGGCGTAGCCCTGGATGCCCTGGAGGTCGGTGTCCTCGTCGAGCGCCTGGACGAGGAGGTCGAGCAGCCAGGACCGGATGACGGTGCCCTCGCGCCAGGAGCGGAACACCTCCGTGACGTTGTCGACCATGTCGGCGGCCTGGAGCAGCTCGTAGCCCTCGGCGTAGGCCTGCATGACGGCGTACTCGATGCCGTTGTGGACCATCTTCGAGAAGTGGCCCGAGCCGGCACGGCCGGCGTGGACGAACCCCAGCTCGCCCTCGGGCTTGAGCGCGTCGAAGAAGGGCCTGAGCTGCTCGATGTGCTCGGGAGCACCGCCCGCCATGAGGCCGTAGCCGTTCTCGAGGCCCCAGACCCCGCCCGAGACGCCGCAGTCGACGTAGGCGACGCCGTGGGCGTCGAGCTCCGCGGCGTGGCGCTCGTCGTCGGTCCAGCGGGAGTTGCCGCCGTCGACGACCAGGTCGCCCTCGTCGAGCAGGTCGGCCAGGGCGGTCACCGTCTCGTCGGTGGGCCCACCGGCCGGGACCATGATCCACACGACGCGGGGCTGCGGAAGCGCCTGGACCAGCGCCTCGAGGGACTCGGTGTCGCTGACCTCGGGGTTCCGGTCGTAGCCGACCACCGTCAGCCCGGCGCCCCGCATGCGGTCGCGCATGTTCTTGCCCATCTTGCCCAGGCCGACCATGCCGATGTGGTCGAGCGCCTCCGTGCTCCCGCCCCGGCTCGTCTGCTCACTCATCGGGCCTCAGCTCAGCAGCCGGCGCGGCATCAGGAGGTACTGGAAGTCGGTGTTGCGCTCCCCGTCGAGGTCGGGGACCCCGGTGATGACCGCCGGCTTGGCGGCCTGGGTGAAGGCGAGCTCGACGACCGGCTCCTCGATGGCGGTGAGGCCGTCGAGCAGGAACTGCGGGTTGAAGCCGGTGACGATGCCCTCGCCCTTGACCTGGGCGTCGATCAGCTCGGTCGCCAGCGCCTCGTCGCCGTGCCCGGCGTCGAGGGTCAGCCCGTCGTCGTCGAACTTGAGCTGGACCGCGGTGTTCCGCTCGGCGACCAGCGAGACGCGCTTGACGGCCTCGATCAGCTCGGTGCGGTTGAGACGGGCGGTGGTGGCGTGCTCGGCCGGGAACAGCGTGCGGACCCGGGGGAACTCGCCGTCGAGCAGGCGCGTGGTGGTCCGGCGGAAGCCGCCGCCGACCTCGCCCTCGAAGCCGATGATGCCCTCGCCGGCACCGGTGCCCGACAGGGCGATGGTGACGGTCGAGCCGGAGGTGAGCGCGCGGGCCGTCTCGGCCAGCACCCGGGCCGGCACCAGGGCGTGGGCCTCGACGTCGGTCGGCTGGGGGTCCCAGGAGAGCTCGCGCAGGGAGAGCCGGAAGCGGTCGGTGGCCAGCAGGGAGATGTTGCTCCCGGCGATCTCGATGCGCACACCGGTCAGCACGGGGAGCATGTCGTCGCGACCGGCCGCGGTCACGGCCTGCCCGACGGCCTGGGCGAAGACGTCGCTGCTGACCGAGCCCGTCGACTGCGGCATCGCGGGCAGCGCCGGGTACTCGTCGACCGGCATGGTCTGGAGGGTGAACTTCGCCGAACCGCAGGTCAGCACCACCTTGGCGCCGTCGATCGCCATGTCGACCGGCTTGGCAGGGAGGCTGCGGCAGATGTCGGCCAGCAGCCGGCCGGAGACCAGCGCCTTGCCCTCGTCCTGGACCGTCGCCGGGATCGAGGCCCGTGCGGACGTCTCGTAGTCGAAGGTCGAGAGGACCAGCCCGTCACCGGTGTCGGTGGTCTCGATGAGGAGGCCGGCGAGCACCGGCACGCTGGGACGGACCGGGAGTCCGCGGGCGGCCCACGCCACGGCCTCGGTCAGCACGTCGCGTTCGACTCGGAACTTCACGGCTGCTGCCTCCAAAGAGTTGAGTTGCCCGATCCTGCCACGGCGAGGTCGTTCATCCACAGGTCGGGCGCCCTGGAGGAATTCACCGAGGAGGAGGACATGGGAATTACAGGGTTAGTCGTAGCACCGGTGGAAACTGTGGAGAACCCATGTCGGTGCTGGTCAGCGGCCAGAAGTTGTTCGACGGGGCCTGTGGACGACGCGCCGGGAACAGCGGCCCGGGTGGGGACGACGCCGCGGCCGTCCCCGGCGAACCACATGTTCTCCACAGGCTCTCCCGCGCTCGTCGACGGCCGCCCCCAGGTGGGTGCACATCTTCCACCGGTGTAGTTCATCCCTGCTGGGCCTGCTGCTTGATGCGGTTGGTCAGCTCGGTGACGGTGTTGAACGTGCTGCGCCGCTCGGCG
This DNA window, taken from Nocardioides sp. HDW12B, encodes the following:
- the gnd gene encoding phosphogluconate dehydrogenase (NAD(+)-dependent, decarboxylating); amino-acid sequence: MSEQTSRGGSTEALDHIGMVGLGKMGKNMRDRMRGAGLTVVGYDRNPEVSDTESLEALVQALPQPRVVWIMVPAGGPTDETVTALADLLDEGDLVVDGGNSRWTDDERHAAELDAHGVAYVDCGVSGGVWGLENGYGLMAGGAPEHIEQLRPFFDALKPEGELGFVHAGRAGSGHFSKMVHNGIEYAVMQAYAEGYELLQAADMVDNVTEVFRSWREGTVIRSWLLDLLVQALDEDTDLQGIQGYAEDSGEGRWTVEAAIEHAVATPAIAASLFARFVSRQEDSPAMKAVAAMRNQFGGHAVHAGPPAGDAGGHAGGQGSGGSPTGS
- the dnaN gene encoding DNA polymerase III subunit beta, with amino-acid sequence MKFRVERDVLTEAVAWAARGLPVRPSVPVLAGLLIETTDTGDGLVLSTFDYETSARASIPATVQDEGKALVSGRLLADICRSLPAKPVDMAIDGAKVVLTCGSAKFTLQTMPVDEYPALPAMPQSTGSVSSDVFAQAVGQAVTAAGRDDMLPVLTGVRIEIAGSNISLLATDRFRLSLRELSWDPQPTDVEAHALVPARVLAETARALTSGSTVTIALSGTGAGEGIIGFEGEVGGGFRRTTTRLLDGEFPRVRTLFPAEHATTARLNRTELIEAVKRVSLVAERNTAVQLKFDDDGLTLDAGHGDEALATELIDAQVKGEGIVTGFNPQFLLDGLTAIEEPVVELAFTQAAKPAVITGVPDLDGERNTDFQYLLMPRRLLS